From a region of the Pseudomonadota bacterium genome:
- a CDS encoding SCO family protein — translation MKWSLTLGTALAVAIAGLLWTEPSRAAQDVLGAGPCTLLERQTTCSAPKALPFYANATFTPSWNVKEAHRVGDFRFIDQSGSPFEARHLDNKITVVSFFYTTCNGICASNTQNLGWLQKRMARHPRVQLASHSVTGDSVSALARYARTNGVDGRRWRLLTGDLRDIDAVMRTAYFTYPAGDVGPKREAMHTENLLLIDGQRRIRGVYRGTLRLDVEALARDIEQLEAE, via the coding sequence ATGAAGTGGAGCCTCACCCTCGGCACGGCCCTGGCCGTCGCCATCGCCGGCCTTCTGTGGACCGAGCCATCGCGCGCGGCACAGGACGTTCTCGGCGCCGGACCCTGCACTCTCCTCGAGAGGCAAACGACCTGCAGCGCACCGAAAGCGCTGCCGTTCTACGCAAATGCCACGTTCACCCCTTCGTGGAACGTGAAGGAGGCCCATCGCGTGGGCGACTTCCGCTTCATCGACCAGAGCGGAAGCCCGTTCGAGGCGCGCCACCTCGACAACAAGATCACCGTGGTCTCGTTCTTCTACACCACCTGCAACGGCATCTGCGCCTCGAACACCCAGAACCTGGGCTGGCTGCAGAAACGCATGGCCCGACACCCGCGCGTGCAGCTGGCCAGCCACAGCGTCACCGGCGACAGCGTGTCCGCACTGGCCCGCTACGCGCGAACGAACGGGGTCGACGGGCGACGATGGCGCCTGCTCACCGGCGATCTGCGCGACATCGACGCAGTGATGCGCACCGCCTACTTCACCTATCCCGCCGGCGACGTGGGGCCGAAGCGGGAGGCGATGCACACCGAGAACCTGCTGCTCATCGATGGTCAGCGACGCATCCGTGGCGTGTACCGAGGAACCCTGCGACTCGACGTGGAGGCGCTGGCACGCGACATCGAGCAGCTCGAGGCAGAGTGA
- a CDS encoding hydroxyneurosporene methyltransferase — protein RVREAIADDGRLLLLEMVIPDHHGPYHGKILDLEMLVLTDGGRERTEEEFRALLAQAGFELTRVVATPGPICVVEARPR, from the coding sequence GCGCGTGCGCGAGGCCATCGCTGATGACGGACGTCTGCTTCTCCTTGAGATGGTGATTCCCGATCACCACGGACCCTATCACGGCAAGATCCTCGACCTCGAGATGCTGGTTCTCACCGATGGGGGGCGTGAGCGGACCGAGGAAGAGTTCCGCGCGCTGCTGGCCCAGGCGGGCTTTGAGCTCACCCGTGTGGTGGCGACGCCGGGGCCGATCTGCGTCGTGGAGGCGCGCCCTCGGTAG
- a CDS encoding YHYH protein: protein MRHHVLTALINGLAVLAVAGCGGGGGGGTAGTSGTTSSASLAAASSTSPTASSGVSSTSGTSTTSTSTSSLPAVFSKFTSNVRVSVSGSTVVLETDDLPNHRSCYWPVTSSMYEPYTGSNPNFFQNPGSIQAQTLTFRIPLNPAQASDHQPTSLGPIGISVNGVAIFNQYNGGGQALTSEIDTFDQYEGHPANTTYHYHVEPTYLTQQNGKSALVGFLADGFPVYGPVENGATVTNAMLDSYHGHVGATADYPSGIYHYHVTAEDPYINGGAYYGTPGSISR, encoded by the coding sequence ATGCGTCATCACGTGCTCACCGCACTCATCAACGGACTCGCCGTGCTCGCCGTGGCCGGCTGCGGCGGAGGAGGAGGAGGAGGCACCGCAGGCACGTCAGGAACCACGTCGAGTGCGTCGCTCGCCGCCGCCTCGAGCACGTCGCCCACTGCGAGCAGCGGCGTTTCGTCGACGAGCGGCACGTCAACGACGAGCACTTCCACATCATCGCTGCCCGCCGTGTTCAGCAAGTTCACATCGAATGTGCGGGTGAGCGTGAGCGGGAGCACCGTGGTGCTCGAGACCGACGACCTGCCCAACCACCGCAGCTGCTACTGGCCGGTGACCTCGTCGATGTACGAACCCTACACCGGCAGCAACCCGAACTTCTTCCAGAACCCTGGCTCGATCCAGGCGCAGACCCTCACGTTCCGCATCCCCCTGAACCCTGCGCAAGCCAGTGATCACCAGCCCACCAGCCTCGGGCCCATCGGCATCAGCGTGAACGGCGTGGCCATCTTCAACCAGTACAACGGGGGCGGGCAGGCGCTCACCTCGGAGATCGACACCTTCGACCAGTACGAAGGCCACCCGGCCAACACCACCTACCACTACCACGTCGAGCCGACCTACCTCACCCAGCAGAACGGCAAGAGCGCTCTGGTGGGCTTCCTGGCCGACGGCTTCCCGGTCTACGGGCCCGTCGAGAACGGCGCCACCGTCACCAACGCGATGCTCGACAGCTATCACGGCCACGTCGGCGCCACCGCCGACTATCCGTCGGGCATCTACCACTACCACGTGACCGCCGAAGATCCGTACATCAACGGCGGGGCCTACTACGGAACACCGGGGAGCATCTCGCGATGA